In the genome of Palaemon carinicauda isolate YSFRI2023 chromosome 20, ASM3689809v2, whole genome shotgun sequence, one region contains:
- the LOC137659914 gene encoding uncharacterized protein, which produces MGVNATVASVREEFWIAQLRQLVKSVLHHCVICKKAQGKPYRTNIMPPLPEFRVQRKQPFSVTGVDYTGALWIKEGKQNPEKVYVILFTCPITRGIHLEVVGNQSDDSLLMAFRKFSSRKGFPSLMLSDNATTFVAASAYLKTMADSHLFQNHLEKIV; this is translated from the coding sequence atgggggtgaacgctactgtagctagtgtaagagAGGAGTTCTGGATTgcacagctgcgacaactggtcaagagtgtgttacatcattgcgtgatctgtaagaaagctcaaggaaaaccatatagaactaatataatgcccccattACCGGAATTTcgggtacaacggaaacaaccttttagcgttacgggggtggattacaccggggcgttatggataaaggaagggaagcaaaatccggagaaggtgtatgtcatactattcacatgcccgatcactaggggtatacatctggaagtagtcgGAAATCAGTCCGATGACTCACtcctcatggccttccggaagtttagtagccgtaaaggctttccttcactaatgttgagtgacaatGCCACTACTTTTGTAGCAGCATCTGCATATCTGAAAACAATGGCAGATAGCcacctttttcaaaaccatctggagaaaatagtgtaa